The nucleotide sequence TGAAtgcttcacaaaaaaaaaaacaggagaccTCAGTGAAACTAGAAAAGCGATCTGAACCAAGCGCCCCGccccaccttttaaaaaaatatttatttatttggctctgtcgGGTCTTAGCTGCCGCATGCAGAGTCttcagttgcaacatgtgggacccaacgagggactgaacctgggcctcctgtgttgggagcagagtcttagccactggatcacccaGGGAAGTTCCTTGAGCTTCCTTTTAatattcagggggaaaaaaaaaaatctcacatttaaaagaaaaaaacaaaacatcacaGCAGAGCTCTCTTGCCTGCTCATGTTTATCTCTTATAAGCATCTtatattaataaatctatttcttgcctatcaataaaaaaaaagcaaggtcaAATACCAATATTAAATTTAGAAACAGAGAGTAACAAGAATAACATCTCCACAGACAATGAAAGCAGTTGAGAAAGACATGctcaggaaaaagcaaaaaattctATTTCACAACCTGAAAGACATTTGAATATGATACAAAATATGAAAGAACACAAATCAGAGTTAGAAAAACTAAGAAATGAGATGGcatgaaaaaattagaaaataaagtaaaaaaaccaTCTCAGAAATGAAGCCTAAATTAGAAGGAAATAAGAGTGAATAAATACAACACATAATGCCTTAAGACAATCTGGAAAGgaggataaaatttaaaaatcaaagtataaaaaagataaagaaatttgAGAAAAAGTGTCAAAAACgaataatgaaaaaaagcaaagataagaCATATTTGGGGGGCATTTAAGTATTGGCAGGGGTTCTTTTTAGGTTGTGGGATTATGGGTAATTAAACTTTTCTCTCTTTGCCTCTCTGTTTCAACATTCTAAATTTTCTACAACTGGTAgttttatatagaaatattttggGGGGGTATACATGAAAGAcaagatttaattattttttgaattaagGAGAAGATCCTACACAAAATAAGAATGCTCTAGAAATATAGCCTAGTGTACAGCAGTCTAGGGACACAGATCTGAATTTTTAGGAGCTTTATTAGGGCATGGTTCCCACTGGCGGGATAAAGTCTCATAAAGGACTATGAACAGTAGCAGCACCAGGTCAGGGGTCCCCCACAAAGAATGCCCTTTCCTCTGCAGCCTTGACGCTGGAATGTGGCCTCATGCCTTGGAGCTGCTCTACTGTCTGTGAATAGACATATTAGCACCATCTCTAGGAATGAAGTCTCAGACACAAGCTCCTCATGAGCAAGACCACCCCAGACCTTCCTTTGTGCAACTGCAGAGGCCTGCCTGCTGTTGGGAACCCAGCAAACTGCCAGGGAGTCTTCCTACCTGCCACCTTTAAGGTGATGTCAGTCAGGTGGTCCCCAGGCTGCAGGTGACTGTATTCTTGGATGAAGTGAGTGAGCGAGATGTCCACATGGAACTTGTGTGGGTATGGATCTTCCCCATTGACCTTCAGCTGGTGGATTGCTTGGCTTCGGATTTTGAAGTATtgctgttaaaaaaacaaaagagcttCTGAAGTTGAGCCCGGTCAGACCAGTGCCGGTCTAGGGGAGTTCAGTATTCTGCCTCAGAGGGGCCCCAATACAGTGAGATTTCTTTAACCAAGCTCTCTCCAGCCTTGAAATCAAGGATTGGCTACGGAGTGAGATTGGCACTTAAATATGCAGGGTGGCCAGATATATAGCTGGGAATAAAGACTAGAATTCCAAAATGCAAGAtgtgacaaaaagaaaaaccacatttctaagtttctttttttggtgtgtgtgtgggggtggtggtggggtggtccccagcagtggaagctcagggacctaaccactggactgccagggaactcacTAAAACAGAAAGTTTAATTGGTGTAGGTGGCCTGGTTACCACTTCTGGAGACACATCTGCCTGAGTCACTTCTCCTACTTTCCTATCCCTGGTCATACACCAGACTTTTCCCCAAGGCATGCCCATGGGCCTGGAAGTATGAAAAAACAGAATATTCTGTAACAggggtcagcaaacattttctgatGCAACTACTCAACTACTCAAGGTTGTAGTGTGAAAGCAGCCTTAAGACATGTAAacaaatgggcatggctgtgtttcaaCACAATTTTACTTACAGAACTAGGGAGGAGTGACAGGGATGGTGGTGGCTTTGGCCTGTGGGCCACGGTTTGCCAATCTCTCAGCTAAAATAAGCCCCCCAGGCCACCTGTAGGGAGAGATTTTCTTTAGGGTTGCTATAAGGTCCAGCTAACTCCAAGGAGTATCAGCCACTGGATTCTCTCCAATGTTAAGCGAGAAGACAAGAAAGATGCACAGGGCCTGTGCCTTCAACCAGATGGAGTGGTGGGCCCCCCTCAGCAGTCTCAGTGCCTGTCCCAGTTCCTGTTTATGCTGCCAGTCACTGGTCCCTCCTACTGTCTCTTCCTGGGGAATCTGCCCTAAGTCTCATCAGAAGCTGCCCCAAGCCCAGGGAGGGCAGTGGTCCTGAGAACTCACATTTGGGTCCAAGCTCTCCTCCTCCGCAGCCACGCCATCTTCAGCACTGTGATTGCTGGCGGCGGCCTGACTCAGCTGTTTCTCACTGAGCTCCTTCTGCTTGGCCTCCTTCTCCGCTATTTTCTTCTCAGCTTTCAGGCGTCTCTTTAGCTCACTGTCAGGAAGGTGAAAGTGTTCAATGTAACAGGTGCCTGAAGAGTCCCCTACATTCTGCCCCGTCACCAATTACCAAAAATATCAACTGCCCAGAGAAACACACTTGTCCAGTTCCACACCCCCACGGTTATCTCTTAGCTACTCAACTCTATacatgaaatagaggaaaaaataaacttagaaTAAAGATGTGAAAGATCTTTTTCTCAGTCTCTATTTTCTAGTCGGAGGTCCTTGGCATTAGCGCCCGTCTAAAATCAAGATCCATAAGGACAAAGAAAACCCTACATATATTAGTTTATAGTTAGGATAGGAAAAAATGCTTTACAAAAAATCAGCAAGATTTTCTCAGACTAATTAGTCTTGGGAGCTCCTTGAGGCCAGGGACTGAGTTGTTCAGTATCCTCTGGAGAACATGAAGTTCTGAGACCAGTGGATTTGATGTGTGATAAGGTGAAAGCCCTAGCTTTGTCATCTCTCTCCCCTCCCATAAGGAGTGGATTAGCCTGGGGTTGGGTGACAAAGTCCAGGGAGACACTCCTCTGACAATCTCTCCCCCAGCATTGATCAATGCATTGACCGTGAccctcagcattactggtctcACTTTCCCCAGAGGAGCTGGACTTTGACAACAAATTGAGTAGATAGTGTACAAAGCAGCATGGTGTAGGGGATAATACACCATCTTTGGAGCCAGACTGTCTGGGACTAAAACCTGACTTGGTGTGCTTAAGCAAGTTACTCAATTACTCAAgttattcctttaaaataataatagacaCCTTCCTCCCTAAATGTTCTGAGGACTGAAATATACACAAAGAGATAACCTCCATCCCTAGCATCTAACTGCATTCTTCAATTAAGCATGCAAATGTGAACTACTCTAGGTATTCCCCCACTATCTTCACACCCTGCCTCAAGGACAgaaattttacagatgtggatTAAATTTCTGGTCAAATCTCTCACTATCCAAACTTTTAATACTTGTTACCTGAGACTCAGAAACTAAACAGATTTGGGCAGAGAGGGATACCCTCATTGTTCTTTCAAGCCACCAATGTTAAATGAATATCCTATAATAATGAACCATGGCAAATGATCCCTAGTCATGCTTGCTACTGTTTGGTTTCAGGGCACATTCTTAATTATATATGAGTTtagaataacaattaaaaaatggagatttGAAATGACCATATTTTAAGTAAGAAAACTGACTCTGAGGGCCCCAAAGTAAGTGTGTCTCTGGGTATAATCTGTTTTGTATCAGTTGTGAAGTAGCCTCTCCAGAACAATATGCTAGATTTATTGTGCTGTCATTCAGTCAGGAGCATCTAAGCCTATTTGGTTCTTCCTAGCATTAACATAATAAGTCTGTTTACCAGTTTTTGCCATTTAAATTAAATCAGTAAAAAAGGATCATCCAAAAAGGTTCTAGGAATAAGAACTAAGACTATTAACCAAATTACGCTCAGAAGCAAAGAAATTCCAGGAAGATAgggaagggaaaataatctgttACAAATTCTTCTTTATTCATACAAGCGTTTTGGTCTCAGCACTGTTTTAGCATAAGACCTAAACGTCATCTCAAGAATTTATGGAGTGAGAATTTGAATTTAttaaagagaaactgagaaaggACTATTGGTTTGGGTAGTAGGTAGCAGAGCTGTTTACTTGGCAACAAGTCCAAAACTCAGCCAGAGgctttacagataagaaactaATTAAGGACTTTTGCTCCCAGAGCAAAAAAGAAGGTAAAGGGCACCAACCTTCTTTTATCAGAAAGTGCCTTGTCCTTGTGAATCGTTGTGAAAGGCGCAAGTTGACACAGGCGCAGCTCCCTCTGCCCCCACTGTGCCCAGGAGGTTTGGCGCAGGGACCCCCTAACAAGCCTTGCAGCGGCTTGCACCAACATGGCAGAATACCCTGGAACCACCTAAGAATGATCACCACCACCTAACAGGAAACAGAGATGTGGTGTCAGATGGGACAGGCAGTACAATATACCCCCAGCCAACACTCCAACTTgggttgggggagaaggggaggttACACCACCTTTTAGTGTCCCATTTTATGCAAGACCCTCTCAAATGACAGCAGCCATCTTAACACTCACTGTGCCACACATGTAACTGACAATGTTCTCAGCCCTGGCTATGGTAAGATGATGCTTAACTGGGGTCACAGGTCAAAAATAAGTCAATCAATGGTGTACAGGTAGAAATGATCATAACATTCTAGAAAATAGGAGACAGGACATGAGGCAGTGTTTCTCAAGTTCCTGACATGCAGCTTCTCTCCTGGAGATGAGACACCTAGCTCCAAAGATGGCAACGTGAAGCATACAAAACGTCACCATCAATTGCCCACTCTAGACGAAGCTAAAAATAAGCCGCAAAGGCACCTGAGTCAAAGACAAGACTTGTTTGGAGCTCTAGGAATGAGAAGGAAAGGAGACTTCCAGGAAGAGTCTTGGACTACATTAAGTTTATGCATTAACACTGGAATGCAACACAATGACAGAGATCGTGTTCTTCACTGCATTAAAATGAATGAGGCCTTAACTGAGTCACCTGGCAGGCAGCCTGCTTTTAAACTTGGAGACAATAACTGGCTTACCGTGGTGCTCACTAAAGATTCTGACAAAGGAAGTTCCAAGAATAATTAAGACACAGAAGCAAAAAAATGAACTAAGGCAGCCATTAAATGCAGAATCTAACTTTTCTCCGATGCCCCTGGAAGGATACTATATTTATGTACTATCTGTGGGAGTATTGAGCAATCAGTCACTTATCACTGCCTAGGTTCTATGAAGGACTCCGGTTGACGATTGCAGTATTAAGAGAATACAAGGGACAATCGGTGAAAGGGCGGCCAAtcttaattcatttatatttacctTTATACTCCAAGGATTTGGGGTGATTAACAAAGATACTTCCAGCAGTGCTAAGTGCAGCTTGGTGTACTCGGCTAAATAAGACAGTCCATACTgctgattcggagaaggcaatggccccccactccagtactcttgcctggaaaatccatggacagaggagcctggtaactgcagtccatgggatcgctaagagtcggacacgactgagcgacttcactttcactttttactttcatgcattggagaaggaaatggcaacctactccactattcttgcctggagaatcccagggacagaggagcctaatgggctgctgtctatggggtcgcacagagtcggacacgactgaagcgacttagcagcagcagcagcatactgctgATTGGTGATTCACTCAATTCTCACAGATCCTCTGACCAACCCATAAAGATAGCTGCACGACAGTTTTAGAATGATCCCTTTAATACAAAAGGTTCAGAATGGCCTTGGCGAGGCCAAGGGAAATCTGAAGGTCCTTCTGAAGAGCTGGGTATTTATCATTTCTCCAACTTCTTTACCGGGGCGTGGCAAAACGCATTTCTCCGCGAAAAGAGTAAATTTCGCCTTTCTCCGTCGCCGCCCAGTTCTCCGCATTCTCTTACTCTAGGAGTACGACAGGGAGGAAGGACCCAACCAGCGGGGCCCTCGGGCAGCTTGGGGGATGTAGTTTCGGCACGCACCGCCTGCGTCCCAACGTGTTCATAACCACGAGAACCGGCAGCAAGGCCCCAGGCACAGCCGTCCCGGCCGGAGCCTCGAGGCGCTTCCTAGTCCAGACTCTCCGATCGCATAATGACCCGCAACGGCACATACCTTTTGCTCAGTTTCGGCTCGCCGCAGTCCACTTTAACTTCAGCGCCCTGCACGTCAGCCATCTTCCCCGAGGGCCGGACCTAAAgaggatgggggggggggggtcgcgCGGCGACTTCCAGGTCAAAGCCAGAAGCCCCGCCTCTTCCGGGGAAAGGGGGCGGGGCACTGTTCGCGCGCAGCCAGTGCGCAGGCGCAATACGGGGCCTGGCTCCGGCGTCCCCAGGAGCTTTACCTGAATCCCTGCAGCTTCCTGTTCGCGGGCTCGCGAGGGGGCAGCTTTTTCGGGTGCCCGGGGAGAGCTATGGCGGAGGCGATGGAGTTGGGCAAAGACCCCAATGGACCCACTCACTCCTCGACTCTGTTCGTAAGGGAGGATGGCAGCTCCATGTCCTTCTACGTGCGTCCCAGCCCGGCAAAGCGCCGGCTCTCGACGCTCATCCTGCACGGCGGCGGCACTCTGTGTCGCGTTCAGGAGCCCGGGGCCGTGCTGTTGGCCCAGCCCGGGGAGGCGGCGGCCGAGGCCTCGGGCGACTTTATCTCCACGCAGTACATTCTGGACTGCGTGGAGCGTAACGAGAAGCTCGAGCTGGAGGCCTACCGTCTGGGCCCGGCTCCGGCGGCCTACCAGGCCCCAGAGACGAAGCCCGGGGTCCTGGCCGGGGGCGTCGCCGCGGCGGAGCCTGAGCCGCAGTCGCAGGCGGGGCGGATGGTCTTCACGGACGCGGACGACGTGGCCATCATAACCTACGTGAAGGAACATGCCCGCTCGGCCAGCTCCGTCACCGGTAACGCCTTGTGGAAAGCGATGGAGAAGAGCTCGCTTACCCAGCACTCCTGGCAGTCCATGAAGGACCGCTACCTGAAGCGCCTGCGGGGCCAGGAGCACAAGTACCTTCTGGGGGAGGCCCCGGTGAGCCCCTCCTCGCAGAAACTCAAGAGGAAGGCCGAGCAAGACCCGGAGGCTGCTGATAGCGGAGGTGAGGTCTGCGGTCGCCGACGCGCGGGTGCTCCGCTGTCACCGGTGTGCTCTGGGGGCGGGGGCGTCTCCCCTTCCGCGGGGAGTCCATGTGGGCGTCTTAGGGGCATCGCCCAGCCCCTCTCCTTAACCCCCTTTGCCGTCCGGGTAAAGTTTGCATCGTTTTGTAATCTCTCTTTAAACGTCTGGGTAAAGTTAGCATCATTTTGAAATCTCTCTTTAACATGACATGGCCCGAGATTcaaaagaggcacaaagagtctgtggaaaattctcccccctctcctttcttttcccaCCAGATAATCcagttttttccccccagagaCAACCTGTATCTTGGGTATCTTTTCAGAGACATTTCACAGACTCGTTTTAAACAGTGTTTCTCGTGGCTTTAGGTAGATTCAGTATAAGCCAGTTTTAAAGCCATGCTCGTCCagtttgttttcatatcttggcttaAATGAATGCATATTCACAGAAGAAGGTTCTCGTCTATTGGAAGCCGCTTCCTAGTTTCGCTCGGGTGAGGTGAGTTTCTAACGCAGTTGAACTGAGTATTGGTTTTCCGACGTGGTTAGGACACAGGGCATAGCTGTTGAGATGCTTCTCTTCTGACTTAATCGGTATTGAGCTTAAACTGTCGGACACTTTCGTTTATAGTCATGCTTCCTTCACTTAACGTCTCTTTCCTTGTGTGACTGTTCTGCATAACGGTTGAAGTCTGGGGAGGTAAAATctattttctcctgttcagtaTGCTTAGTAGGAGTTTTGTTTTTGGTAAAGTGACACTTGagattcattcaacagatatttgagTGCCAGACTCCTACCTGCTGGGTGATAACAGTATATAAAACTTCCTGCAGTCATGGAGCTTAAAATGCTAGCTGGGCAGTGGTGAGTGCTATCATTTCAGTCGAGCtgctagtcgtgtccgactctgcatggACTGCAAccggccaggcttccctgtccatcaccaactccaagtgctgtagaaaaaaataaaaagggtaaCGGCTGGAGAATAGGTTGTTTTCTACAGGGTAAGAGGGGAAGTTCGCTGTCATAAGCTCATACTTGAGCAGAGATCAAAGGAAGTGAAGGAACTAAACAGGTGGTTATTTGATGAAGAATGTTCCAGGTTTTGGGGGTATTAGGTGGAGTATAGCTGTTGTGTTCTTGGAGCAACAATCAGTGTGACTGGAATGGAGTAAGGAAAAGGGAGAATTTTTGGAGAGAGGAAAGGGCTATGTGTATGGATGAAGgagatcatatatatattataaatatatatatttttatatataaatcagtGATGTAGAGATGACTGGTAGACTAGTTGGAACTTGGGATGAAATTAAGCTGGACTCACCCTATGCAGTGTTTTCATGTTCagatatttaaacataaaaattaagatCCGAAAAGGACCAGGAAAGGATGTGGATGAATAGCCTTTTTAATAGCTGTGTGTTGTTGTTTCTGAAGCCAGGAAGACTAAGAAGAAAACTTATATATTTGATTACTTAAAATTTAAAGCTTTTCATGATGAAGTCAGAGGGCAGATTGGAAAAATATACCCAATACATTGCAACAAAGCAAGTTTCCTTAGTGTTTCCCTTTGAGGGCTTCCTGAAGTTAGTAAGTAAAAGAGAAACTagtagaaaaatgagcaaaggaaatgaaacaggaCGTTTTCAGAAGAGGGAATAAGTAAATGGCTAATACATGCAGAaacgttaaaaaataaaagtaaattagaCCCTGATCAGTGCACAGGTACAAGCCGTACCTGGGCTTCTGACCCATGGAAACTGAAATAGTGTGTGGGTTGTgttttttagaaaagtaaatcAGAGCAAGGTAATGTCATATTTTATCTGTTAATTATTTCAGCATGTATCTCTAAAATATAaggctttttaaacatttatataaaataaaattgactcATTTTGATGTACAGttaggtatttaatttttttatggtgGTAAAATATATGTGAGATAAAACTTACAGTTTTAGCAGTTTTTAAGTGCTCTCTTTAGTAGCACTAAGTATGTTGTGATGCAGttgtcaccaccatccatctttagaatgttttcatcttcccaaactgaaattcgTACCCTTTAAACACCAGCCCCCCATTCCTGCCTccccctggcaatcaccattctgctttctgtcttgaTAAATTTGATCTCTCTAGGTACTTCATGTAAGTGCAGTCATaatgtatttgtccttttgtgtctggcttatttcatttaatataagtGAAAGGCTTATTTTCAAGtcttatccatgttgtagcatgtgtgagaattttgttctttttaaggtTGGATAATATTCCACTTTACGACCACATTTTgtatatccattcatccactgatagacacttaagttgcttccacatcttggctgttgtgaataatgctgctatggtaTGGGTGTACTAATACCTGTTTAAGACCatgctttcatttcatttatttatttatttttttatattttcaaaagtggaatagctggatcatgtggtaattatatgtttaatattttgaggaattgCCATACAGGTTTTCCAGTTCGGTGTTTTAATACATGTATAGATTTGTataaccatcaccataatcagaATACAGAAACAGCTTCATTGCAAAACTCCCTCGAGTTGCCCCTCCGCAGTCAGTTTTTGTTAAGTGGAAAACAGCAGAGTTAAATCCTCAGAGAACAGAGTAAAAGGAGAACAGGAAGGTGTTTAGCTTTATGAGGCTCTCCTTTCTGTAGATGGTATGTAGTGGATTGTGGTAGACTCCTCAGATCCATCTTCAGCTGGGCGAGGTTCTGTCGTTTTACGCTAGCATCCAATGACTAATCTATGTGGTGTTATTGGCTCCCTTCCCCCAATATGGTCAACTCTGAAGGGCCTTGCTGGCTCCATACTTCTCCATGGTTTCAGTTGAGGCCTTGTTGGAGCTCTTTCACAGCTCAGCTTCTCTCTCTGCCCGCTAAGCACTCCCTGATCAACATGTTACACGTTAATCTCCATCTCAGAATCTGATTCCCAGAAAACCCAGTttatggcagttttttttttttaaatctatataaatacaaagcaaaaaaatgaattaagcttgaagagtattttttattttatacatgagaacTTAggaaaattatcattatttttattgtacaaCTTTTCAGTAGCAAgctgaaaaattagaaattattgaACATGCGTGTCTTACGTTTTTCTCACCCTCTGATCAAAAACCGTTAGGGGAAAAAGTGCAGCCTAACTTGTGGCCCAGGGCTAATTCTAATCTAGTGCTGTTTTCTTTAACAGAACCACAGAATAAGAGAACTCCAGATTTGCCTgaagaagaatttgaaaaagaagagatcaAGGAGAATGAAGCAGCAGTCAAAAAGATGCTTGTAGAAGCTACCCGAGAGTTTGAGGAGATTGTGGTATGTTAATTAGAAATCACTTTTTCCCTGCGTAAttgcacctcactccagtactcttgcctggaaaatcccatggacggaggagcttggtatgCTGAAGGCATAGGTCTTTTCTCACATAACATTCTTTGCAATGTGCCTAAATGTAGTGGAGCATGGAGGCCCTAATATATTCATACTGCAGTGTTTtttgagtgcttattatgtgAAAGCATTGGTAAGCACTGAGGATGTAGTGATAAGCAAAATACAATTCCTGACCTTATGGAGCTTACAACTTGAGAGGGAAGtcaaatttttaacaaataatctaatgcatacatgtatactcatatatatgtgcatatatatgcatatcggagaaggcaatggcaatccactccagtactcttgtctggaaaatcccatggacagaggagcctggtaggctgcagtccatggggtcgctaagagtcggacacgactgagcgacttcactttcccttttcactttcatgcattggagaaggaaatggcaacccactccagtgttcttgcctggagaatcccagggacgggggagcctggtgggctgccgtctatggggttgcacagagtcggatacgactgaagcgacttagcagcataggcatatattttttacattcagTGTAGCTTCTAATGTTCTTTGGAATACCAtggttatacatacacatatttatatgtatacatgtgcacacatacacacatatataccctaTACTCACACTCCTGGTTACTCtatggcatatatatatgtgtgtgtatatgtatatatgtacacatacatctaGCATGACTAAATGTAAGAAGGAACATAACACATTAGAGGAACTGAAGGAAGTCCAGTGGAATGAAAGGGAAAGGAGGTGGTAGTTGGGAGAGACCAGATATTTTAAGAGTCAGTGTTTGTGACTTCGTTATTATGAACTGGTTCTATTCTTCACTTTGTCTAGGTGGATGAGAGTCCTGATTTTGAAATACACATAACAATGTGTGATGATGATCCATGCACGCCTGAGGAAGACTCAGAAACACAGCCtgatgaggaagaagaagaagaagaaaaagtttctGCACCAGAGGTGGGAGCTGCCATTAAGATCATCCGGCAGTTGATGGAAAAGTTTAACTTGGATCTATCAACAGTTACACAGGCCTTCCTAAAAAATAGTGGTGAGCTGGAGGCTACTTCCTCCTTTTTAGAGTCTGGTCAGAGGGCTGACGGGTATCCTATTTGGTCCCGACAGGATGACTTAGATTTGCAAAAAGATGATGAGGCTACTCGAGATGCATTGGTCAAAAAATTTGGTGCTCAGAATGTAGCTCGGAGGATTGAATTCCGAAAGAAATAATTGGCAAGATAGTGGGAAAAAAAGTTGGGCAGATAAGATATTAACGTTTTTTTGTGTGACCATTGGACTTCAGAAATTTTTACATTGGAACCGACACTAATCTTTTGACCAGTTTTGTTGCACTGTGAGTCCTAGATTTTGTACCCAAGCAGAGTTGTGTTcggtccagtcgctcagtcgtgtccgactccttgcaacctcatggactgcagcacaccatgcagAGTTGTATAGGaggatggaaataaaagaaatgggaTATGTTTCGATCTCTTCCCAGCAGTATCAGTGTGTTTATGAAAGGAAAATCAAGAACAGAGAGACTGGTTTACATAGTAGTGATCGTTTTCTGGAGTGGAATCCCTGCTATATTGGTGATAGGAGCTAGTCATGAAGTCAAAGAAGGAAAATTAGATGGGTCTTGTGAAAGCATGAATAAAGAGCCTCCTGTCTTTTGGCAGAAGCTCCTCTAGATTGTGATAGATTACAAATCAAGAATCTAGAAATATGGAAAAATTGAATTACAAGGCCTTGAACATGGACTGTCCCAAACTCTTGTATCCCTCAGTGAGCTCTGATTTCTGGGCTGCTTTGAAAACCCCATGTTTCT is from Bos indicus isolate NIAB-ARS_2022 breed Sahiwal x Tharparkar chromosome 18, NIAB-ARS_B.indTharparkar_mat_pri_1.0, whole genome shotgun sequence and encodes:
- the TERF2IP gene encoding telomeric repeat-binding factor 2-interacting protein 1 gives rise to the protein MAEAMELGKDPNGPTHSSTLFVREDGSSMSFYVRPSPAKRRLSTLILHGGGTLCRVQEPGAVLLAQPGEAAAEASGDFISTQYILDCVERNEKLELEAYRLGPAPAAYQAPETKPGVLAGGVAAAEPEPQSQAGRMVFTDADDVAIITYVKEHARSASSVTGNALWKAMEKSSLTQHSWQSMKDRYLKRLRGQEHKYLLGEAPVSPSSQKLKRKAEQDPEAADSGEPQNKRTPDLPEEEFEKEEIKENEAAVKKMLVEATREFEEIVVDESPDFEIHITMCDDDPCTPEEDSETQPDEEEEEEEKVSAPEVGAAIKIIRQLMEKFNLDLSTVTQAFLKNSGELEATSSFLESGQRADGYPIWSRQDDLDLQKDDEATRDALVKKFGAQNVARRIEFRKK